A single genomic interval of Actinomadura rubteroloni harbors:
- a CDS encoding flavin-containing monooxygenase — translation MGAPHDVVIIGAGFGGVGMAITLKRAGVDDVVVLERAETLGGTWRDNTYPGAACDVPSHLYSFSFAPKTDWSRRFPPQREILGYLEDCAREHGVLPHIRFGADVRGARFDEHAAVWRVDTSVGEIAARVLVSACGQLNRPVVPEIEGSAQFRGATFHSARWDHDVDLRGKRVAVIGTGASAVQIVPSLAGRVAHLDLYQRTPPYVIGKPDRAYRLWERTVLGAFPGVHTLSRAKTYAQYESRAVGFVVNPKLMGFMRRRFLRRLAEQVPDVELRRRLVPDYPMGCKRVLISDDYYPALTRPDVDLVTDPIARVTEHGVVTADGTERPADVIVHATGFAATDFLAPMRIEGRDGRELGAEWRNGAQAHLGITVAGFPNLFLLYGPYTNLGHNSIIYMLESQFRYVSACVRAMRRHGLASIEVRPRVQERFVRAMRRRLSGSVWEAGCASWYQSADGTVVSNWPGFTFAYRRATRRPDPRHFRVRRAA, via the coding sequence ATGGGTGCACCGCATGACGTCGTGATCATCGGCGCGGGGTTCGGCGGCGTCGGGATGGCGATCACGCTGAAGCGCGCCGGGGTGGACGACGTGGTCGTCCTGGAGCGGGCGGAGACGCTGGGCGGGACGTGGCGGGACAACACCTACCCGGGTGCCGCGTGCGACGTCCCCTCCCACCTGTACTCGTTCTCGTTCGCGCCGAAGACGGACTGGTCCCGGCGTTTTCCTCCCCAGCGGGAGATCCTCGGTTATCTGGAGGACTGCGCGCGCGAGCACGGCGTCCTGCCGCACATCCGGTTCGGCGCGGACGTGCGTGGCGCGCGGTTCGACGAGCACGCGGCCGTCTGGCGGGTCGACACGAGCGTCGGCGAGATCGCGGCGCGGGTGCTGGTCTCGGCGTGCGGCCAGCTCAACCGGCCCGTCGTCCCCGAGATCGAGGGGAGCGCGCAGTTTCGGGGCGCGACGTTCCATTCGGCGCGCTGGGACCACGACGTCGATCTGCGGGGCAAGCGCGTCGCGGTGATCGGGACGGGGGCGAGCGCGGTGCAGATCGTCCCGTCGCTGGCCGGACGGGTCGCGCATCTCGACCTGTACCAGCGGACGCCCCCGTACGTCATCGGCAAGCCCGACCGCGCGTACCGGCTCTGGGAGCGCACCGTGCTGGGTGCGTTCCCAGGCGTCCACACCCTGAGCCGGGCGAAGACGTACGCGCAGTACGAGTCCCGCGCAGTGGGGTTCGTGGTGAACCCGAAGCTCATGGGGTTCATGCGCCGCCGGTTCTTGCGGCGGCTGGCGGAGCAGGTCCCGGACGTGGAGCTGCGGCGAAGGCTCGTCCCGGACTATCCGATGGGGTGCAAGCGCGTCCTCATCTCCGACGACTACTACCCGGCGCTGACACGGCCGGACGTCGACCTCGTCACCGACCCGATCGCGCGCGTCACCGAGCACGGCGTCGTCACCGCGGACGGGACGGAACGCCCCGCCGACGTCATCGTCCACGCGACGGGGTTCGCCGCCACCGACTTCCTCGCACCGATGCGGATCGAGGGCCGGGACGGACGCGAACTCGGCGCGGAATGGCGGAACGGCGCACAGGCCCACCTCGGCATCACCGTGGCCGGTTTCCCGAACCTCTTCCTGCTCTACGGCCCGTACACCAATCTCGGCCACAACAGCATCATCTACATGCTGGAATCGCAGTTCCGCTATGTGAGCGCCTGCGTCCGAGCGATGCGGCGGCACGGTCTGGCGTCGATCGAAGTGCGTCCGCGCGTCCAGGAAAGGTTCGTCCGCGCGATGCGCCGGCGGCTGAGCGGGTCGGTCTGGGAAGCGGGCTGCGCGAGCTGGTACCAGTCGGCGGACGGCACCGTCGTCAGCAACTGGCCGGGCTTCACCTTCGCCTACCGGCGGGCGACGCGGCGGCCCGACCCCCGGCACTTCCGCGTGCGCCGCGCGGCTTAG
- a CDS encoding SDR family NAD(P)-dependent oxidoreductase, with product MPTAFITGATAGIGAAFARRLASDGFDLVLLARNGERLDASARDLSDRYGVRAETVVADLATDTGIEAAEKRVRDGVDLLVNNAGFGNNGTFLDVPVNAETTMLKVHCEAVLRLTHAALPGMLERGRGGVVNVSSVAAFATRGTYGASKAWVVSFSRGVAHDIAAKGRPNVRVMALCPGFVRTEFHERAGMDVQGIPEFLWLPQDKVVDTALRDLRRGADISVPGAQYKAIVALSRMVPQGLAGRLSSRAGRRYD from the coding sequence ATGCCGACTGCCTTCATCACCGGAGCGACCGCCGGGATCGGCGCCGCGTTCGCCCGGCGCCTCGCGTCCGACGGATTCGACCTCGTCCTGCTGGCGCGGAACGGCGAGCGCCTGGACGCGTCCGCGCGGGACCTGTCCGACCGGTACGGCGTGCGCGCCGAGACGGTCGTGGCGGACCTGGCGACGGACACGGGAATCGAGGCCGCCGAGAAGCGCGTTCGCGACGGCGTGGACCTGCTCGTCAACAATGCCGGGTTCGGCAACAACGGGACGTTCCTGGACGTCCCCGTGAACGCCGAGACGACGATGCTGAAAGTGCACTGCGAGGCGGTGCTGCGGCTGACGCACGCGGCGCTGCCGGGAATGCTGGAGCGCGGCCGGGGCGGGGTGGTGAACGTGTCGTCGGTGGCGGCGTTCGCGACGCGCGGCACCTATGGCGCGTCCAAGGCGTGGGTGGTGAGTTTCAGCCGGGGCGTAGCGCACGACATCGCCGCCAAGGGACGGCCGAACGTGCGCGTCATGGCGCTCTGCCCGGGATTCGTGCGGACGGAGTTCCACGAGCGCGCGGGAATGGACGTCCAGGGGATCCCCGAGTTCCTGTGGTTGCCGCAGGACAAGGTCGTCGACACCGCGCTGCGGGATCTGCGGCGCGGCGCGGACATCAGCGTGCCGGGCGCGCAGTACAAGGCGATCGTCGCCCTGTCGCGGATGGTGCCGCAGGGATTGGCGGGACGTCTGTCGTCGCGCGCGGGGCGCCGGTACGACTGA
- a CDS encoding NAD-dependent epimerase/dehydratase family protein, which yields MRVLVTGAGGHVGYAVARRLAADGHEVSGLVRDVRREVPPDVAPVAGDLLDPPGLAAALAGSSFDGVCHLAAATRVRDSFEEPLGFFAVNATGTANLLAALPGGGRPPRVVFASTAAVYGPCGTEPVGEDRVPDPRSPYGASKLAAEHLLRFHARTGAIGVTVLRTFNVAGSVDGRPDPDRTRLVPAALEVAASRAERLAVHGDGSAVRAYVHVDDLAAAYAAALSATVPGADRVYNVSGDEAVSVAAVVAEVTAVTGRPVPVEHRPARPEPSRLVGDASLIRRDLGWRPRRSGLTSIVTDAWNAVVAGRG from the coding sequence ATGCGGGTCCTGGTGACGGGCGCGGGCGGTCACGTCGGGTACGCGGTGGCGCGGCGGCTCGCGGCGGACGGGCACGAGGTGTCCGGGCTCGTCCGGGACGTCCGGCGGGAGGTGCCGCCGGACGTGGCGCCGGTCGCCGGGGACCTGCTGGACCCGCCGGGGCTCGCGGCGGCGCTCGCCGGGTCGTCGTTCGACGGGGTGTGCCACCTCGCCGCCGCCACCCGCGTCCGCGATTCGTTCGAGGAGCCGCTGGGGTTCTTCGCCGTCAACGCGACCGGGACCGCGAACCTGCTGGCCGCGCTGCCCGGCGGGGGACGCCCGCCGCGCGTGGTGTTCGCGTCCACCGCCGCCGTGTACGGGCCGTGCGGCACCGAGCCCGTCGGCGAGGACCGGGTGCCCGATCCGCGCAGCCCGTACGGGGCGTCCAAGCTCGCCGCCGAGCACCTGCTGCGGTTCCACGCGCGGACGGGGGCGATCGGCGTGACGGTGCTGCGGACGTTCAACGTCGCGGGATCGGTGGACGGCCGTCCCGACCCGGACCGGACGCGGCTCGTCCCGGCGGCGCTGGAGGTCGCGGCGTCCCGGGCGGAGCGGCTGGCGGTGCACGGGGACGGGTCGGCGGTCCGCGCGTACGTGCACGTGGACGATCTCGCCGCCGCGTACGCCGCCGCGCTGTCGGCGACCGTCCCGGGCGCGGACCGCGTCTACAACGTGAGCGGGGACGAGGCCGTCAGCGTGGCGGCTGTGGTCGCCGAGGTGACGGCCGTGACGGGACGGCCGGTGCCGGTGGAGCACCGTCCGGCGCGGCCCGAGCCGTCCCGGCTGGTGGGCGACGCTTCGCTGATCCGCCGCGATCTCGGCTGGCGCCCGCGCCGGTCCGGCCTGACCTCGATCGTCACGGACGCGTGGAACGCCGTGGTCGCGGGCCGGGGCTAG
- a CDS encoding DMT family transporter — MGDSLGNFVLALLASSAYYVAFVIFRSAAEKMPPLRGSRPFTVARSMLLSPVWLGGGLVLVIGLGYEVVAFTVMPMTQVQPVFAVSLVLLLVYTALFLGEQMSGREWTSIALFVVATVLIGLSARTDGVLRVQLHATDVLRAPWMMVAVMGPALVIAGLVWLVGDRRASGRHARRLAGVAYGIGSGACAGLAEAGIRGMAILYHDTQSVAAVARSPYPYLTVVFAVIALVQLQVAVQRCRLSVVASVLTVIGRTYLLVSSMILFQERWPGDPVPFALRGGGLVLALVALLLFPRYENAPDGENAGAGAGRRSVA, encoded by the coding sequence ATGGGCGACTCGCTGGGCAATTTCGTCCTGGCACTGCTCGCGTCCAGCGCTTATTACGTGGCGTTCGTGATCTTCCGTTCGGCGGCGGAGAAGATGCCGCCGCTGCGCGGGAGCCGGCCGTTCACGGTGGCCCGGTCGATGCTGCTCAGCCCGGTGTGGCTCGGCGGCGGGCTGGTGCTGGTCATCGGGCTGGGGTACGAGGTCGTCGCGTTCACGGTGATGCCGATGACGCAGGTGCAGCCGGTGTTCGCGGTGAGCCTGGTGCTGCTGCTGGTCTACACGGCGCTGTTCCTGGGCGAGCAGATGAGCGGGCGCGAGTGGACGAGCATCGCGCTGTTCGTCGTCGCGACCGTGCTGATCGGGCTGTCGGCGCGGACGGACGGCGTCCTGCGCGTCCAGCTCCACGCGACGGACGTGCTGCGGGCGCCGTGGATGATGGTCGCGGTGATGGGACCGGCGCTGGTCATCGCGGGCCTGGTGTGGCTGGTCGGGGACCGCAGGGCCAGCGGACGGCACGCGCGGCGGCTCGCCGGGGTCGCGTACGGGATCGGGTCGGGGGCGTGCGCGGGGCTCGCCGAGGCGGGGATCCGGGGGATGGCGATCCTCTACCACGACACGCAGAGCGTCGCGGCGGTGGCGCGGTCGCCGTACCCGTACCTGACGGTCGTGTTCGCGGTCATCGCGCTGGTCCAGCTCCAGGTGGCGGTGCAGCGGTGTCGGCTGTCGGTGGTGGCGAGCGTCCTGACCGTCATCGGCCGGACGTATCTGCTGGTCAGCAGCATGATCCTGTTCCAGGAGCGGTGGCCGGGCGATCCGGTCCCGTTCGCGTTGCGCGGCGGCGGGCTCGTCCTGGCGCTGGTCGCGCTGCTGCTGTTCCCCCGGTATGAGAACGCTCCGGACGGGGAAAACGCCGGAGCGGGTGCGGGGCGGCGGTCCGTCGCCTAG
- a CDS encoding serine protease → MDLLPRTLVALGVAAGVMGAAPAAAMVGGTPADASRYPWLAAVGSPLFLVRPGGQFCGGALVAPDRVLTAAHCAALFKFAPGLMTVTFGRSDLVSGGGERIAVKRIRVDARFREGDFRGETVEHHDLAELTLARRVARTPVPVGTAGGARTGRILGWGLRSEKDLFNTRLRAADVPLPGDAACRRAYGGDYDAADMLCAGSPAADTCQFDSGGPLLAGGRLVALTSWAYGCARPGYPGVYARVAPLR, encoded by the coding sequence ATGGACCTTCTCCCCCGGACCCTGGTCGCTCTGGGAGTCGCGGCGGGGGTCATGGGGGCGGCCCCCGCGGCGGCCATGGTGGGCGGGACGCCCGCCGACGCGTCCCGGTACCCGTGGCTGGCGGCGGTGGGGTCGCCGCTGTTCCTCGTCCGTCCGGGCGGGCAGTTCTGCGGCGGCGCGCTCGTCGCGCCGGACCGGGTGCTGACGGCCGCGCACTGCGCCGCGCTGTTCAAGTTCGCGCCGGGGCTGATGACCGTGACGTTCGGACGGTCCGACCTCGTGTCCGGCGGCGGCGAGCGGATCGCCGTGAAGAGGATCCGCGTCGACGCGCGGTTCCGCGAGGGCGACTTCCGGGGCGAGACCGTCGAGCACCACGACCTCGCCGAGCTGACGCTGGCGCGGCGGGTGGCGCGCACGCCCGTCCCCGTCGGCACGGCGGGCGGCGCGCGGACGGGCCGGATCCTCGGCTGGGGCCTGCGCAGTGAGAAGGACCTGTTCAACACGCGCCTGCGCGCGGCGGACGTCCCGCTGCCCGGCGACGCGGCCTGCCGCCGGGCCTACGGCGGCGACTACGACGCGGCCGACATGCTCTGCGCGGGGTCCCCGGCCGCCGACACGTGCCAGTTCGACAGCGGCGGGCCGCTGCTCGCCGGCGGACGGCTGGTGGCGCTGACGTCCTGGGCGTACGGGTGCGCGCGTCCCGGTTACCCCGGCGTGTACGCGCGGGTGGCGCCCTTACGGTGA
- a CDS encoding acyltransferase domain-containing protein codes for MPRETESTTAGPRVNGHGPPGRAIRRGTAVIFPGQGAYRPGILHELRTASPDSDAVLEEISAALDGGLDKLLGGDGDASAAELAADAPDLLQAAIFAASVGLWAARRRDLPDDAVLLGHSLGEIAAATCAGAFSISDGARVLQARNEALMDLAFRDGGMVALGLDAARASALIHLADDPTLAVACRNAPDQTVVSGSSGALVRVGEIARALAVPAAALPAPFPFHGPRMAPVVARHRELIRDVPQRPLSRNLYSTLHHRHLTDADDVRATLVDQELVTVDFLDAVRTLHAHGVRDFVECGAGEIMSKVVRRSVPSVDCRTWDEPREDRTEPQRPTPAEPTDERAAAPDEPRDPPPEDVLDALRSLYAEVLGYPVEVMEDDSDLEADLGVDSLKQTELLVRAAGRFGLPNTNDLKVSDFPTLAHVAEEVRRRLDRDAR; via the coding sequence ATGCCACGCGAAACAGAGTCGACCACCGCAGGCCCCCGGGTGAACGGGCACGGCCCGCCCGGACGGGCGATCCGGCGCGGAACCGCCGTCATCTTCCCTGGTCAGGGCGCTTACCGGCCGGGCATCCTGCATGAACTCCGCACCGCCTCGCCCGACTCCGACGCCGTGCTGGAGGAGATCTCCGCCGCGCTCGACGGCGGACTCGACAAGCTGCTCGGCGGGGACGGGGACGCGTCGGCGGCGGAACTCGCGGCCGACGCGCCGGATCTGCTCCAGGCGGCCATCTTCGCCGCCTCGGTCGGCCTCTGGGCGGCCCGCCGCCGCGACCTCCCCGACGACGCCGTGCTGCTCGGGCACAGTCTCGGCGAGATCGCCGCCGCCACCTGCGCGGGAGCCTTCTCGATCAGCGACGGCGCCCGGGTCCTCCAGGCGCGGAACGAGGCGCTCATGGACCTCGCCTTCCGCGACGGCGGCATGGTCGCTCTCGGGCTCGACGCCGCGCGGGCCTCGGCCCTGATCCACCTCGCCGACGACCCGACGCTCGCCGTGGCGTGCCGGAACGCGCCGGACCAGACGGTGGTGTCCGGCTCGTCCGGCGCCCTGGTGCGTGTCGGGGAGATCGCGCGTGCGCTGGCCGTGCCCGCCGCCGCGCTCCCCGCGCCGTTCCCGTTCCATGGACCGCGCATGGCGCCGGTCGTGGCCCGGCACCGGGAACTGATCCGCGACGTCCCGCAGCGGCCCCTGTCCCGGAACCTCTACTCCACGCTGCACCACCGGCACCTGACCGACGCCGACGACGTCCGCGCGACGCTGGTCGACCAGGAACTCGTGACCGTGGACTTCCTGGACGCGGTCCGGACGCTCCACGCGCACGGCGTCCGCGACTTCGTCGAATGCGGGGCCGGCGAGATCATGAGCAAGGTCGTGCGCCGCAGCGTGCCCTCGGTCGACTGCCGGACCTGGGACGAGCCGCGAGAAGACCGGACCGAGCCGCAGCGGCCGACGCCGGCGGAGCCGACGGACGAGCGGGCCGCCGCGCCGGACGAGCCACGGGACCCCCCGCCCGAGGACGTCCTCGACGCCCTGCGCTCGCTCTACGCCGAGGTCCTCGGCTACCCGGTCGAGGTCATGGAGGACGACTCCGACCTCGAAGCTGACCTCGGCGTCGACTCCCTCAAGCAGACCGAACTGCTCGTGCGGGCGGCGGGACGGTTCGGGCTGCCCAACACCAACGACCTCAAAGTGTCCGACTTCCCCACGCTGGCCCACGTGGCCGAAGAGGTCCGACGCCGACTCGACCGCGACGCGAGGTGA
- a CDS encoding class I SAM-dependent methyltransferase produces MTTRHSERYGDDVFSHAHADERERLEALCAVLDPVSFEALDALPRRSVRRCLELAAGTGSVARRLAERHPAAQVTATDLDLRFLDAAGHANLEYVRHDVTSDGFPDASFDLIHARYLLSHLPERGRVLADIAGWLAPGGQVVLEESALFPLWAARDETYRRVSMGVFTVLAERIGTDCEWPLDLPREAAECGLTDVKMRITCPTTAHDTPMGRFWRLTIRHLGPAITELPGIGPDDVPAVIDRLSRPGLIEPGMATVTVTATRPASPAR; encoded by the coding sequence ATGACGACCCGCCACTCCGAACGCTACGGCGACGACGTCTTCAGCCATGCTCATGCCGACGAGCGGGAGCGCCTGGAGGCGCTGTGCGCGGTGCTCGATCCGGTCTCCTTCGAGGCCCTGGACGCGCTGCCGCGACGATCCGTGCGCCGCTGCCTGGAACTGGCGGCGGGCACCGGCTCGGTCGCGCGCCGGCTGGCCGAACGCCACCCCGCGGCGCAGGTCACCGCGACCGACCTGGACCTGCGCTTCCTGGACGCCGCCGGCCACGCCAACCTGGAGTACGTCCGCCACGACGTGACGTCGGACGGGTTCCCCGACGCGTCCTTCGATCTGATCCATGCCCGCTATCTGCTGTCCCACCTCCCCGAACGCGGCCGGGTCCTGGCCGACATCGCCGGATGGCTGGCCCCCGGGGGCCAGGTGGTCCTCGAAGAGTCGGCCCTGTTCCCGCTGTGGGCGGCACGCGACGAGACCTACCGCAGGGTGTCCATGGGCGTGTTCACGGTGCTCGCGGAGCGGATCGGCACCGACTGCGAGTGGCCGCTCGACCTGCCCCGCGAGGCGGCCGAGTGCGGCCTGACCGACGTCAAGATGCGCATCACCTGCCCCACCACGGCCCACGACACCCCGATGGGCCGGTTCTGGCGGCTGACGATCCGGCATCTGGGCCCGGCGATCACCGAGCTGCCCGGAATCGGCCCGGACGACGTTCCCGCCGTCATCGACCGGCTGTCGCGTCCGGGCCTCATCGAACCGGGGATGGCGACCGTCACCGTCACCGCGACCCGGCCGGCGTCCCCGGCACGCTGA
- a CDS encoding GroES family chaperonin has protein sequence MSAAKFEIQMLHDRVMIRSEKDAGERRSSGGIVIPATVEQSNRLQWGEVCGVGHHVRTVKVGDRVLYHPDDQFEVDVQGESYLVMRERDLHAVANERPEHGTGLYL, from the coding sequence GTGTCCGCCGCCAAGTTCGAGATCCAGATGCTGCACGACCGCGTCATGATCCGGAGCGAGAAGGACGCGGGCGAGCGCCGCAGCAGCGGCGGCATCGTGATCCCCGCGACGGTCGAGCAGTCCAACCGGCTCCAGTGGGGCGAGGTGTGCGGCGTCGGCCACCACGTGCGGACGGTGAAGGTCGGCGACCGCGTCCTGTACCACCCCGACGACCAGTTCGAGGTCGACGTCCAGGGCGAGAGCTACCTGGTCATGCGGGAGCGGGACCTGCACGCCGTCGCCAACGAGCGTCCCGAGCACGGCACCGGCCTGTACCTCTGA
- a CDS encoding alpha-hydroxy-acid oxidizing protein: MAYTGSYQAQVFADGGSPFPFTPKGLEEAARRDLPRRYFDYIAGGAGRERTVAANEAAFGRWGMTYRVLRDGAAADASTTVLGTPMSMPVMLAPAGVAELAHPEAEVAAARAAERAGAVQVLSAVTSASLEEVARAAPQGRRWFQFAWPDDEKLARSLIERAEAAGYGALVVMGDCHVAGWRTRELSSGFFPFQHAHGLGNYISDRRFWELAGFGSAPEDRDRLTPEMIEAAASTWNRVFTRPALLPADVALLRSWTRLPIVVKGVCRPDEAARLCAAGVDALIVSNHGGRQLDGGVAALDCLPPVATAVAGRVPVLFDSGVRTGTDVLIALALGADAVMIGRPWLYGLAVGGQAGVEHVLRSLREEFTGALALTGHRSCASLSAADIVAVAPPTDPGTPGKGATS; encoded by the coding sequence ATGGCCTACACGGGCAGTTACCAGGCCCAAGTGTTCGCCGACGGAGGGAGTCCGTTCCCTTTCACACCGAAGGGGCTGGAAGAGGCGGCGCGGCGGGACCTGCCGCGCAGGTACTTCGACTACATCGCCGGCGGGGCGGGCCGCGAGCGGACCGTGGCGGCGAACGAGGCGGCGTTCGGCCGGTGGGGGATGACCTACCGGGTCCTGCGCGACGGAGCCGCCGCCGACGCGTCCACCACCGTGCTGGGCACGCCGATGAGCATGCCGGTGATGCTGGCCCCGGCGGGGGTGGCGGAGCTGGCGCACCCCGAGGCCGAGGTGGCGGCGGCGCGGGCGGCGGAGCGGGCCGGGGCCGTCCAGGTGCTGTCGGCGGTGACGTCGGCCTCGCTGGAGGAGGTCGCCCGCGCCGCTCCCCAGGGGCGCAGGTGGTTCCAGTTCGCGTGGCCCGACGACGAGAAGCTGGCCCGCTCGTTGATCGAGCGGGCCGAGGCCGCCGGATACGGCGCGCTGGTCGTGATGGGCGACTGCCACGTGGCGGGGTGGCGGACCCGGGAACTGTCCTCGGGCTTCTTCCCCTTCCAGCACGCGCACGGGCTCGGCAACTACATCTCGGACCGGCGGTTCTGGGAGCTGGCGGGGTTCGGCTCCGCGCCCGAGGACCGCGACCGCCTCACCCCGGAGATGATCGAGGCGGCGGCCTCGACGTGGAACCGGGTCTTCACCCGGCCCGCGCTCCTGCCCGCGGACGTGGCCCTGCTGCGTTCGTGGACCCGCCTCCCGATCGTCGTCAAGGGGGTGTGCCGTCCCGACGAGGCGGCGCGCCTGTGCGCGGCGGGCGTCGACGCCCTCATCGTGTCGAACCACGGCGGCAGGCAGCTCGACGGCGGAGTGGCGGCGCTGGACTGCCTGCCGCCGGTGGCCACGGCGGTCGCCGGACGCGTCCCCGTCCTGTTCGACTCCGGCGTCCGCACCGGCACCGACGTGCTGATCGCGCTGGCGCTGGGAGCCGACGCCGTGATGATCGGACGCCCGTGGCTGTACGGCCTGGCCGTCGGGGGACAGGCGGGAGTCGAGCACGTCCTGCGCAGCCTGCGCGAAGAGTTCACCGGCGCCCTCGCGCTGACCGGCCACCGGAGCTGCGCGTCGCTGTCGGCCGCCGACATCGTCGCCGTCGCTCCGCCCACCGATCCCGGAACCCCGGGGAAAGGAGCGACGTCATGA